In Paenibacillus sp. J23TS9, a single genomic region encodes these proteins:
- a CDS encoding DUF1641 domain-containing protein — protein sequence MANPITRINRQIPTDEEIREQEVERLVSGAAKSNPGLLMFMDIIQEMYEAGYLEVVHGMVKNREKVLPHVFDFIKISGMPVVMKNAVTGMQFLSTLEPHKVQRTMNAVGHGLNKALDTDTDEDQKGFFDLLKMMKDPDVNRSITMMLNFLKSMGEQLGNTPHEVNREMNKDKQETTNEV from the coding sequence ATGGCAAATCCGATTACCCGAATCAACCGCCAGATTCCTACAGATGAGGAGATCAGGGAACAAGAAGTAGAACGCCTGGTTTCAGGTGCTGCGAAAAGCAACCCGGGTCTGCTCATGTTTATGGATATCATTCAGGAAATGTATGAGGCAGGATATCTGGAGGTTGTCCATGGTATGGTGAAAAACCGGGAGAAGGTGCTTCCACATGTTTTTGATTTTATCAAAATATCCGGAATGCCTGTCGTGATGAAAAATGCGGTAACCGGTATGCAATTTCTCAGTACCTTGGAGCCCCATAAAGTGCAGCGTACGATGAACGCGGTCGGCCATGGTCTGAATAAAGCACTGGATACGGACACAGATGAAGATCAGAAGGGATTCTTTGATCTGCTTAAAATGATGAAGGATCCTGATGTGAACCGTTCCATTACAATGATGCTTAATTTCCTCAAAAGCATGGGCGAGCAGCTCGGGAATACACCTCATGAAGTCAACCGTGAAATGAACAAGGATAAGCAAGAGACTACGAATGAAGTCTAG